Proteins encoded by one window of Channa argus isolate prfri chromosome 1, Channa argus male v1.0, whole genome shotgun sequence:
- the ptp4a2b gene encoding protein tyrosine phosphatase type IVA 2, whose amino-acid sequence MGRLANMNRPAAVEIAYECMRFLITHNPTNATLNKFTEELKKFEVNTLVRVCDATYDKAPVEKEGIQVLDWPFDDGAPPPTQIVDDWLKLLNTKFREEPGCCIAVHCVAGLGRAPVLVALALIECGMKYEDAVQFIRQKRRGAFNSKQLLYLEKYRPKMRLRFKDTNGHNCCVQ is encoded by the exons ATGGG ccGTCTCGCTAACATGAACCGCCCCGCTGCAGTCGAGATTGCCTACGAGTGCATGAGGTTCCTCATCACCCACAACCCCACCAATGCCACGCTTAACAAGTTCACTGAG GAGCTGAAAAAGTTTGAGGTGAACACACTAGTAAGAGTGTGTGATGCCACCTATGATAAAGCTCCAGTCGAGAAGGAGGGAATACAGGTCCTG GACTGGCCCTTTGATGATGGTGCCCCCCCTCCCACTCAAATTGTGGATGACTGGCTCAAGCTGTTGAACACCAAGTTTCGAGAGGAACCTGGTTGCTGCATCGCTGTGCACTGTGTGGCTGGGCTTGGCCG AGCTCCAGTCTTGGTGGCCTTAGCCCTTATTGAATGTGGGATGAAGTATGAGGATGCTGTGCAGTTCATAAGGCA GAAGAGACGTGGAGCCTTCAACTCCAAACAGCTTCTTTACCTCGAGAAATACAGACCCAAAATGCGTCTGCGGTTCAAGGATACCAACGGCCACAACTGCTGTGTGCAGTAG